The following proteins are encoded in a genomic region of Campylobacter showae CSUNSWCD:
- the ybeY gene encoding rRNA maturation RNase YbeY, whose translation MILCEDDYPKILDQICDYLTAGEVELSFVDAEEMKEINVRQRGIYETTDVLSFPLEMQLHAPLGCIVINTELVAAKAAELGHSEDDETALLFTHGLLHVLGYDHENDAGEMRAKECEVIEKFSLPKSLIVRTQDAGEE comes from the coding sequence ATGATACTTTGCGAGGACGATTATCCGAAGATTTTGGATCAAATTTGCGATTATTTGACCGCGGGCGAGGTGGAGCTAAGCTTTGTTGACGCCGAGGAGATGAAGGAGATAAACGTCCGCCAGCGCGGCATCTATGAAACTACGGACGTGTTAAGCTTCCCGCTTGAGATGCAGCTGCACGCGCCGCTTGGCTGTATCGTGATAAACACCGAGCTAGTCGCCGCCAAAGCCGCCGAGCTGGGTCACAGCGAGGATGACGAGACGGCGCTGCTTTTTACTCACGGACTGCTTCACGTGCTGGGCTATGATCACGAAAACGACGCGGGCGAGATGAGGGCCAAAGAGTGCGAGGTTATCGAGAAGTTTAGCCTACCAAAGAGCCTCATCGTGCGAACGCAGGATGCGGGCGAAGAATAA
- a CDS encoding metallophosphoesterase — protein sequence MNYVSYRGLFADAALRPLATHKRALGLFFLTLAMGGIALAFSLRFNFLGPSFRIACSLMLALTFIIFSFVLFTNVVALAVRPVTKRAFSESRRKFLRLYLDVTILILAFSYFFRGIFNAVKLPEVKAQDIELKGLNGELKIAVLTDIHLGDFLGADFARAITRRVNELRADAVAIVGDIADLPPHRLAEFIAPFNELKSKYGTFYVPGNHEYYNGIDGTLKAIRETTNFKILGNENVRVGGINLAGVYDLIGFRFKAHEPDLVAALGGRDVNLPTVLLAHQPKFLKYVDESAPVDLVVSGHTHGGQIFPFSMLVKLDQKYVAGLYSANKKTQIYVSRGAGFWGPPVRVMAPSEISLLRLKGDV from the coding sequence ATGAATTACGTTTCTTATCGCGGGCTTTTTGCAGATGCCGCGCTCAGGCCGCTTGCTACGCATAAAAGGGCGCTTGGGCTATTTTTCCTGACGCTTGCCATGGGCGGCATCGCGCTGGCTTTTTCGCTGCGGTTTAACTTTTTGGGTCCTAGCTTTCGCATCGCCTGTTCGCTGATGTTGGCGCTGACGTTTATTATCTTTTCGTTCGTGCTTTTTACGAACGTCGTCGCGCTCGCCGTCCGTCCCGTAACCAAGCGCGCGTTTAGCGAGAGCAGGCGTAAATTTTTGCGTCTTTATCTTGATGTCACGATACTTATTTTGGCGTTTAGCTACTTTTTTAGGGGCATCTTTAACGCCGTAAAATTGCCCGAAGTAAAAGCGCAGGATATCGAGCTAAAGGGGCTAAATGGCGAGCTAAAGATCGCGGTTTTAACTGATATTCATCTGGGAGATTTTTTAGGAGCGGATTTTGCGCGAGCGATAACTAGGCGCGTAAACGAGCTTCGTGCCGATGCGGTCGCGATAGTGGGCGATATCGCGGATCTGCCGCCGCACCGTTTGGCCGAGTTTATCGCGCCATTTAACGAGCTAAAGAGTAAATACGGCACCTTTTACGTGCCCGGCAACCACGAGTACTATAACGGCATCGACGGCACGCTAAAAGCGATCCGAGAGACGACGAATTTTAAAATTTTAGGCAACGAAAACGTGCGAGTTGGCGGGATAAATTTAGCCGGCGTTTACGATCTCATCGGTTTTAGATTTAAAGCGCATGAGCCAGATCTAGTCGCCGCTCTAGGCGGTCGCGACGTAAATTTGCCTACCGTTTTGCTCGCTCATCAGCCTAAATTTTTAAAATACGTGGACGAAAGCGCGCCCGTGGATCTGGTGGTGAGCGGGCATACGCACGGCGGGCAGATTTTTCCGTTTTCGATGCTGGTAAAGCTCGATCAAAAATACGTTGCAGGGCTATATAGCGCGAACAAAAAAACGCAAATTTACGTTAGCCGAGGCGCTGGATTTTGGGGGCCGCCGGTGCGCGTGATGGCGCCTAGCGAGATTTCGTTATTAAGACTAAAAGGAGATGTATGA
- a CDS encoding phosphatidylserine decarboxylase: MRGLVSRIFGFVAAVKFPRFLQTFINEKYVSGFKIDMSEFKEPKEYESLTALFTRELQCPRDFDVSPQAFISPSDGTCLELGVSKELKAISVKGHEYGIAELLGDSMERSERDAELEYVNIYLSPRDYHRYHAPCDMRILSALYVPGELYSVAVSALLKVPNLYAKNERVVLKCELASGKKMWLVFVGALNVGKMKFDFDARIQTNACAGNVALYEYENLSAKKGEQLGMFELGSTILILSEQGAVKFDLAAEQKLKYGDKIGTIN, encoded by the coding sequence ATGAGGGGACTTGTTTCTAGGATATTCGGGTTTGTGGCGGCGGTTAAATTTCCGAGGTTTTTGCAAACTTTTATCAATGAAAAATACGTAAGCGGCTTTAAGATCGACATGAGCGAGTTTAAAGAGCCAAAGGAGTACGAGAGCCTCACGGCGCTTTTTACCCGCGAGCTACAGTGTCCGCGAGATTTCGACGTTTCGCCGCAGGCTTTCATCAGTCCTAGCGACGGTACGTGCCTTGAGCTCGGAGTGAGCAAGGAGCTAAAAGCAATCAGCGTCAAGGGGCATGAGTACGGCATAGCTGAGCTTCTGGGCGACAGTATGGAGCGCAGCGAGCGAGACGCCGAGCTAGAGTACGTAAATATTTATCTCAGCCCGCGCGACTATCACCGCTACCACGCGCCTTGCGATATGAGGATCTTATCCGCGCTCTACGTGCCTGGCGAGCTATATAGCGTGGCCGTTAGCGCGCTGCTAAAGGTGCCAAATCTATACGCCAAAAACGAGCGCGTGGTGCTAAAATGCGAGCTTGCAAGCGGCAAAAAGATGTGGTTGGTCTTCGTCGGCGCGCTAAACGTGGGCAAGATGAAATTTGACTTTGACGCGCGCATACAGACTAACGCCTGCGCCGGCAACGTCGCGCTCTACGAATACGAAAATTTAAGCGCGAAAAAGGGCGAGCAGCTGGGGATGTTTGAGCTGGGCTCTACGATCCTCATCCTCAGCGAGCAGGGCGCGGTCAAATTTGATCTAGCAGCCGAGCAAAAGCTAAAATACGGCGACAAAATAGGAACTATCAACTAA
- a CDS encoding DNA alkylation repair protein produces MENSGLAVYFGEKLAQILSQKIKAVYPKFDAHSYCGQIAATTPKLGYSQRILAHANALNELLPPDFKRAAEILIAILGEENPNETGMFKHFYWTLPLAKYIEIYGLDDFETSMGAIREITKRGTGEYAVRAFIKKYPQDSLKTMTQWARSSNFHLRRLASEGLRPKLPWASKLELFISDPSPVFAVLEILKEDEVRFVQRSVANNVADYLKVNFAAAKELLVRWQRSQNKNTQQIIRHATRKIKI; encoded by the coding sequence ATGGAAAACAGCGGACTGGCGGTATATTTTGGAGAAAAATTGGCGCAAATTTTATCGCAAAAGATAAAGGCGGTTTATCCTAAATTTGATGCGCATAGCTACTGCGGGCAAATCGCGGCGACCACGCCAAAACTAGGCTATTCGCAAAGGATTTTGGCGCACGCAAACGCGCTAAATGAGCTTTTGCCGCCGGATTTTAAGCGCGCAGCGGAGATTTTGATCGCTATTTTAGGCGAGGAAAACCCGAACGAAACGGGCATGTTTAAGCACTTTTACTGGACTTTGCCGCTGGCAAAATACATCGAAATTTACGGCCTAGACGACTTTGAAACCTCAATGGGCGCGATCAGGGAAATCACGAAGCGCGGCACGGGCGAGTACGCGGTGCGCGCCTTTATCAAAAAATATCCGCAAGACTCGCTAAAAACCATGACGCAGTGGGCGCGTTCGTCAAATTTCCACCTGCGTAGGCTAGCGTCGGAGGGTCTGCGACCAAAGCTGCCGTGGGCTAGCAAACTGGAGCTTTTCATCAGCGATCCGAGCCCGGTTTTTGCGGTGCTAGAGATCCTTAAAGAGGACGAGGTGCGCTTCGTACAGCGCTCGGTCGCAAACAACGTCGCGGACTATCTAAAGGTAAATTTCGCCGCCGCAAAGGAGCTGCTCGTGCGCTGGCAAAGATCGCAAAACAAAAACACGCAGCAAATCATCCGTCACGCCACGAGAAAAATCAAAATTTAG
- a CDS encoding tetratricopeptide repeat protein has product MQQPLYPVQTRSRRKKRRRKSKRPSQKVCDAGEARGCARIGFLYKNGKGVEQDDAKASKFYEKACDAGEPSGCDSLASLHQNSGEHAKAAAIFDRACEKGFGLSCYNLAQIYEAGTGVAPDESKALELYVKACERGYAVVCYYLGGMYADGAMGKNDEAAKSSKNALKFYPLACDGKIYEACEALGRLYEDGEAGFAQDIKAARSYYDKACAANAYKCSGSERLDELYGGRAQYQGGQFEAAYELGKEACDRGVANGCAALAQLYEKGLGGVRQDSEQAVKFHEKACKGGFGASCAELGDMLFHGRSVKKDASRALELFEKACLLWRLDACESLADAYFDGSDVPQDIAKAFNFYRIACYNGLKPACTNLGAIYERGIGEVVKADASEAASLFSEACEADDARGCLNLARHLERSDKKQAAALRQKAQKLHEKECEAGLAKKCMEFKKSTNKGEKHEF; this is encoded by the coding sequence GTGCAACAACCTCTCTATCCAGTACAGACAAGGTCGCGGCGTAAAAAAAGACGTCGAAAAAGCAAACGACCTAGCCAAAAAGTATGTGACGCAGGCGAAGCGCGCGGGTGTGCAAGGATTGGGTTTTTATACAAAAACGGCAAAGGTGTAGAACAAGATGACGCAAAGGCTAGCAAATTTTACGAAAAAGCCTGCGACGCAGGCGAGCCATCAGGCTGCGATAGCCTAGCCTCGCTCCACCAAAACAGCGGCGAACACGCCAAAGCCGCCGCGATTTTTGATCGAGCCTGCGAAAAAGGATTTGGTTTAAGCTGCTATAATCTAGCTCAAATTTACGAAGCTGGTACTGGCGTCGCACCGGATGAAAGCAAAGCGTTAGAGCTCTACGTAAAGGCTTGCGAGCGCGGATACGCGGTAGTTTGCTACTATTTAGGCGGCATGTACGCGGACGGCGCAATGGGCAAAAACGACGAAGCCGCGAAAAGCTCGAAAAACGCGCTCAAATTTTACCCGCTTGCCTGCGATGGTAAAATTTACGAAGCGTGCGAAGCTTTGGGCAGGCTTTACGAGGACGGCGAGGCGGGTTTTGCGCAGGATATCAAGGCTGCTAGATCCTACTACGACAAGGCCTGCGCCGCAAATGCCTACAAATGCAGCGGCAGCGAGCGTCTGGACGAGCTATACGGCGGCAGGGCGCAGTATCAAGGCGGGCAGTTTGAGGCAGCCTACGAGCTGGGCAAAGAGGCGTGCGATAGAGGCGTAGCAAACGGTTGCGCGGCGTTAGCGCAGCTCTACGAAAAGGGGCTCGGCGGAGTACGGCAAGATAGCGAGCAGGCGGTCAAATTTCACGAGAAAGCCTGCAAGGGCGGCTTTGGCGCTTCTTGCGCCGAGCTTGGCGATATGCTATTTCATGGACGCAGCGTAAAAAAGGACGCTTCTCGCGCGTTGGAGCTTTTTGAAAAAGCCTGCCTACTTTGGCGACTAGATGCCTGCGAGAGCCTAGCGGACGCGTATTTTGACGGATCAGACGTGCCGCAAGATATAGCAAAGGCCTTTAACTTTTACAGGATCGCCTGCTACAACGGGCTAAAACCGGCCTGCACAAATCTAGGCGCGATCTATGAAAGAGGCATAGGCGAAGTGGTAAAAGCGGACGCCAGCGAGGCTGCGAGCCTTTTTAGCGAGGCTTGCGAGGCGGACGACGCACGCGGGTGCCTAAATCTAGCGCGCCACCTTGAGCGCAGCGACAAAAAACAAGCCGCCGCGCTACGCCAAAAGGCGCAAAAGCTGCACGAAAAAGAGTGCGAGGCTGGGCTAGCTAAAAAGTGCATGGAGTTTAAAAAATCAACTAATAAAGGAGAAAAACATGAGTTTTAA
- the ychF gene encoding redox-regulated ATPase YchF, which yields MGLAVGIVGLPNVGKSTTFNALTKAQNAESANYPFCTIEPNKAVVPVPDKRLGELAKIVNPNKIQYSTIEFVDIAGLVKGASAGEGLGNKFLSNIRETEVILHIVRCFEDENITHVEGGVDPVRDVEIIETELILADIEQLNKKIERLTREAKANAKGAKEALETANSLLAHLNDGKSASSFGGKDEEAFINLNKELRLLSAKEVVYGANVDEDGIAQDNKYVQALREFAARSGHEVIKLCAKIEEELVGLSDEEAHEFLSSLGTNESGLEKIIKTAFAKLNLVSYFTAGVVEVRAWTIVKGWKAPKAASVIHNDFERGFIRAEVIGYEDYIACGGENPAKEAGKMRLEGKDYVVQDGDVMHFRFNV from the coding sequence ATGGGACTAGCAGTAGGTATCGTAGGTTTGCCAAACGTCGGCAAATCAACCACGTTTAACGCACTAACGAAGGCACAAAATGCCGAGAGTGCGAACTATCCGTTCTGCACGATCGAGCCAAACAAGGCCGTCGTGCCGGTGCCCGATAAGCGCCTAGGCGAGCTAGCCAAAATCGTAAATCCAAATAAAATCCAATACTCAACTATCGAATTTGTCGATATCGCGGGCCTCGTAAAGGGTGCGAGCGCGGGCGAAGGGCTAGGAAATAAATTTCTCTCAAATATCCGCGAAACAGAGGTGATTTTACACATCGTGCGCTGCTTTGAGGACGAAAACATCACGCACGTAGAGGGCGGCGTCGATCCCGTCAGGGACGTCGAAATCATCGAGACCGAGCTCATCCTCGCCGACATCGAGCAGCTAAACAAAAAAATCGAGCGTCTAACTCGCGAAGCCAAAGCAAACGCAAAAGGCGCGAAAGAGGCGCTAGAGACTGCAAACTCGCTGCTAGCCCACCTAAACGACGGCAAAAGCGCGAGCAGCTTCGGCGGCAAGGACGAGGAAGCGTTTATAAATTTAAACAAAGAGCTAAGGCTACTCAGCGCAAAAGAGGTCGTTTACGGTGCAAACGTCGATGAAGACGGCATCGCGCAGGATAACAAATACGTACAGGCGCTCCGTGAGTTCGCCGCGCGCTCGGGACACGAGGTCATCAAGCTTTGCGCCAAGATCGAAGAGGAGCTCGTGGGACTTAGCGACGAAGAGGCGCATGAGTTTCTAAGCTCGCTAGGCACGAACGAGAGCGGCCTGGAAAAGATCATCAAAACGGCGTTTGCGAAGCTAAATTTAGTCAGCTACTTTACCGCTGGCGTCGTCGAGGTGCGCGCATGGACGATCGTAAAAGGCTGGAAAGCGCCAAAAGCCGCCAGCGTCATCCACAACGACTTTGAGCGGGGCTTCATCAGAGCCGAAGTCATCGGCTACGAGGACTACATCGCTTGCGGCGGCGAAAATCCGGCCAAAGAGGCGGGCAAAATGCGTCTAGAGGGCAAGGACTACGTTGTTCAAGACGGCGACGTGATGCATTTTAGATTTAACGTTTAA
- a CDS encoding leucyl aminopeptidase: MRFQLTNKKLNEIKADLELIFVVDKNIKHKFIKDEKAFKFANYKGDNVLLLLESGRIYVPLSKLGYDELRIAAAKAYNAVKSLNVKSIKLASYLAGCQKMSFQALTEGFLLGAYEFNKYKEKKEKYALKDIIFSKEEYNDKEVRENDAQDGFAHGEIIASATNFTKDIVNEIPEIYTPQKMAEEAQNLAKNYPNLSCKIYDEKFLEKEKMNAFLAVNKASVHPPRLIHLIYKPNGAKKRVIFVGKGLTYDSGGLSLKPADYMLTMKADKSGAAAAMGIIKGAAELNLPFEIHAILGATENMIGGNAYKPDDVLISRSGVSIEVRNTDAEGRLVLADCLSYAQDFKPDILIDMATLTGACVVGLGEYTSGIMGNNEELKAEFKAKAAKSGELNTILEFNPHLRELIKSQIADVSNTGSSRYGGAITAGLFLDKFIKDEFKDKWIHQDIAGPAYTEKAWGYNQAGATGAGVRMNLYYLCAMAKEL, encoded by the coding sequence GTGCGGTTTCAACTCACTAATAAAAAACTAAACGAAATCAAGGCTGATTTGGAGCTGATTTTCGTCGTAGATAAAAACATAAAACATAAATTTATAAAAGACGAAAAGGCGTTTAAATTTGCCAACTACAAAGGCGACAACGTCTTGCTTTTGCTAGAAAGCGGCAGGATCTACGTTCCGCTTAGCAAGCTTGGCTACGACGAGCTTCGCATAGCTGCGGCAAAGGCCTACAATGCGGTAAAATCGCTAAACGTCAAAAGCATTAAACTAGCCTCGTATCTCGCAGGCTGCCAAAAAATGAGCTTTCAAGCTCTAACCGAGGGCTTTTTGCTCGGAGCTTACGAATTTAACAAATACAAAGAAAAAAAAGAAAAATACGCTCTAAAAGATATTATTTTTAGCAAGGAGGAGTATAACGACAAGGAAGTCCGCGAAAACGACGCGCAGGACGGCTTTGCTCACGGCGAGATAATCGCTTCTGCGACAAATTTCACCAAAGACATCGTAAACGAAATACCTGAAATCTACACTCCGCAAAAAATGGCCGAAGAGGCGCAAAATCTAGCCAAAAACTACCCAAATTTAAGCTGCAAAATTTACGACGAAAAATTCCTTGAAAAAGAAAAGATGAACGCATTTTTAGCCGTAAACAAAGCCAGCGTCCATCCGCCTCGCCTCATCCACCTTATCTACAAACCAAATGGCGCGAAAAAACGCGTAATCTTCGTCGGCAAGGGGCTAACATACGATAGCGGCGGACTTAGCTTAAAGCCAGCTGATTATATGCTAACGATGAAAGCCGATAAAAGCGGCGCGGCGGCGGCAATGGGTATAATTAAAGGCGCGGCCGAGCTAAATTTACCGTTTGAAATTCACGCTATTTTAGGCGCGACCGAAAATATGATCGGTGGCAACGCCTATAAACCAGACGACGTGCTGATCTCTCGCAGCGGCGTTAGTATCGAGGTGCGAAACACCGACGCCGAGGGCCGTTTGGTGCTCGCAGACTGCCTTAGCTACGCGCAGGATTTTAAGCCCGATATCCTCATCGACATGGCGACGCTAACTGGCGCTTGCGTGGTGGGTCTTGGCGAATACACAAGCGGCATAATGGGCAACAACGAGGAGCTAAAGGCTGAATTTAAAGCAAAAGCGGCAAAGAGCGGCGAGCTAAATACGATTTTGGAGTTTAATCCGCATCTACGCGAGCTAATCAAAAGCCAGATCGCAGACGTCAGCAACACAGGTTCTAGCCGTTACGGCGGCGCGATCACGGCGGGGCTTTTCCTAGATAAATTTATAAAAGACGAATTTAAAGACAAGTGGATACATCAAGATATCGCAGGCCCCGCATACACCGAAAAAGCTTGGGGATATAACCAAGCGGGCGCGACGGGAGCTGGCGTGCGAATGAATCTTTATTATCTATGCGCTATGGCAAAGGAGCTGTAA
- a CDS encoding DedA family protein, whose protein sequence is MEEFFIKLLTEYGYIILFLWCIMEGEMALIMAGILAHTTHMHIVPAIFIAGLGGFVGDQFYFYLGRYNKKYIAKKLHAQRRKFAIAHIMLKKYGWPIIFIQRYMYGFRVIIPMCIGLTGYSAKKYAFINLISAWCWAAITVIPAWILGEHILDILHKAKEHWYVAVPIVAVFLGILLYGFRRIENKILNDRRHRSAVSTH, encoded by the coding sequence ATGGAAGAATTTTTCATAAAACTACTCACCGAGTACGGCTACATCATACTTTTTTTATGGTGCATAATGGAAGGCGAGATGGCGCTCATAATGGCGGGCATACTCGCACACACGACGCATATGCATATCGTGCCGGCGATCTTTATCGCGGGGCTTGGCGGCTTTGTCGGGGATCAATTTTACTTTTATCTAGGCCGCTATAATAAAAAATACATCGCCAAAAAACTACACGCCCAGCGCCGTAAATTTGCCATCGCGCACATAATGCTGAAAAAATACGGCTGGCCGATCATCTTTATCCAGCGCTACATGTACGGCTTTCGCGTCATCATCCCGATGTGCATCGGTCTAACGGGCTATAGTGCGAAAAAATACGCCTTTATAAATTTAATCAGCGCCTGGTGCTGGGCCGCGATAACGGTAATCCCCGCATGGATCCTCGGCGAGCACATACTTGATATACTGCACAAAGCAAAAGAGCATTGGTATGTCGCTGTGCCGATAGTAGCGGTATTTTTGGGCATTTTGCTCTACGGCTTTAGGCGCATAGAAAATAAAATTTTAAACGATAGGAGACACAGAAGTGCGGTTTCAACTCACTAA
- the apt gene encoding adenine phosphoribosyltransferase — protein sequence MKELDKAGKEFLLNSIRCINDFPKPGIVFRDITTLLNNKEAFNFLIDHLAARYENVSIDFIAGIESRGFIFAAALAARLRLPFVPIRKPKKLPYITISQKYSLEYGVDEVQIHIDAFGEKAGAKVLLIDDLIATGGTAKASVELINQTNAVCVEACFLIDLKDLGGSENLRPLTKIYSILEI from the coding sequence ATGAAAGAACTAGACAAAGCGGGGAAGGAGTTTTTATTAAATTCTATCCGCTGCATAAACGATTTTCCAAAACCGGGCATAGTATTTCGCGACATTACGACGCTACTAAACAACAAGGAAGCGTTTAATTTTCTAATCGACCATCTCGCAGCTCGCTACGAGAATGTTAGTATCGACTTTATCGCCGGCATCGAGTCGCGCGGATTTATATTCGCAGCGGCTTTGGCGGCTAGACTGCGACTGCCTTTTGTGCCGATTAGAAAGCCTAAAAAACTACCCTACATCACGATCTCGCAAAAATATAGCCTAGAGTACGGCGTGGACGAGGTGCAAATCCACATCGACGCATTCGGTGAAAAAGCGGGCGCAAAGGTGCTTTTGATCGACGATCTAATCGCTACGGGCGGCACCGCAAAAGCAAGCGTAGAGCTAATCAATCAAACAAACGCCGTTTGCGTAGAGGCCTGCTTTTTGATTGATTTAAAGGATCTGGGCGGTAGCGAAAATTTACGCCCTCTAACCAAAATTTACAGTATACTAGAGATCTGA
- the rpiB gene encoding ribose 5-phosphate isomerase B, translating into MKIDKIFIASDHAGFDLKAQICELIKNEGFDVCDLGAHSKDSVDYPDFAELMAQNLRGDNEYGVLICGTGIGISIAANRHSHVRCALCHDITTAKLAREHNDANVLAMGARTIGDAVAADMVKAFFATEFAGGRHERRVKKLGGEK; encoded by the coding sequence ATGAAAATAGACAAAATTTTTATCGCGAGCGACCACGCGGGCTTTGATCTTAAGGCGCAAATTTGCGAGCTTATAAAAAACGAAGGTTTTGACGTATGCGACCTAGGAGCGCATAGCAAAGATAGCGTTGATTATCCCGATTTTGCCGAGCTTATGGCGCAAAATTTACGCGGCGATAACGAATACGGCGTACTAATCTGCGGCACGGGTATCGGCATCAGTATCGCAGCCAACCGCCATTCGCACGTTCGCTGCGCTCTTTGTCACGACATTACAACGGCAAAACTAGCTCGAGAGCACAACGATGCAAACGTGCTAGCCATGGGCGCTAGAACGATCGGCGACGCCGTAGCGGCAGATATGGTAAAAGCCTTTTTCGCTACCGAATTTGCCGGCGGCAGACACGAAAGACGCGTGAAAAAGCTAGGAGGCGAAAAATGA
- a CDS encoding site-2 protease family protein, with protein sequence MNLDNIDFAQVAILVAVLVISVVGHEIAHGYAAFKFGDLTAKNLGRLSINPIKHVDPLGTIVVPALMYLSTGVTFGWAKPVPINLRTVLYNGGYKAAIIVALAGIAYNLALFALAFCLIKFIGFEGFFDGAVAEFVFMLAAVNLVLALFNLYPVPPLDGSKALEYLLRIFGLHGAANWLNSMQRYGFIALVIIVISPLKDYFFEPIRYAVAIMRMFL encoded by the coding sequence ATGAACCTTGATAACATCGATTTCGCGCAGGTTGCGATCCTAGTCGCCGTGCTCGTTATCTCAGTCGTCGGACACGAGATCGCGCACGGATACGCGGCGTTTAAATTTGGCGACCTAACCGCCAAAAATTTGGGGCGGCTCAGCATAAATCCCATAAAACATGTCGATCCGCTAGGCACTATCGTCGTGCCCGCACTAATGTATCTTAGCACGGGAGTGACGTTTGGCTGGGCTAAACCCGTACCCATAAATTTACGCACGGTGCTTTATAACGGCGGCTACAAGGCCGCTATCATCGTCGCGCTTGCGGGCATCGCATACAACCTCGCTCTTTTTGCGCTAGCGTTTTGCCTAATTAAATTTATAGGCTTCGAGGGGTTTTTTGACGGCGCGGTAGCGGAGTTTGTATTTATGCTTGCAGCCGTAAATTTAGTCCTAGCCCTCTTTAATCTCTACCCCGTCCCGCCTCTTGACGGCTCAAAGGCGCTTGAGTATCTTTTGCGCATTTTTGGGCTTCACGGCGCGGCAAACTGGCTAAATAGCATGCAAAGATACGGCTTTATCGCGCTAGTTATCATCGTGATCTCGCCGCTAAAAGATTACTTTTTCGAGCCGATACGATATGCCGTGGCGATCATGAGGATGTTTTTGTAA
- the lepB gene encoding signal peptidase I, whose protein sequence is MKKAFNRFLDFSNSWTGTVIIVLLVIFFVAQAFVIPSGSMKDTLLVGDHLFVKKFSYGISTPRIPWIEVKVLPDFNSNGHLIEGAKPQRGDIVVFRYPHDEKIHYVKRNFAVGGDEVIFTEKALFLHPHEGEEFIKANFDEKDIVKFGGKLFVREPYKFGGIHYDEKVNLFELAVNYLNASKFAMQPVIVNELPSVGNYPFNAFYFQVPEGEFFMIGDNRDHSNDSRFWGPVAYKNIVGKPWFVYFSWDDEYKIRWNRVGKSVDFIQNSPELLDAAKAEAKNDGNKIE, encoded by the coding sequence TTGAAAAAAGCGTTTAATAGATTTTTAGATTTTTCAAACAGCTGGACGGGCACTGTCATCATCGTCTTGCTCGTGATTTTCTTTGTCGCACAGGCCTTCGTGATACCGTCTGGTTCGATGAAGGACACGCTTTTAGTCGGCGATCATCTTTTTGTTAAAAAATTTAGTTACGGCATCTCGACTCCGCGCATTCCGTGGATCGAGGTCAAGGTTTTGCCAGATTTTAACAGCAACGGCCACCTCATCGAGGGCGCAAAACCGCAGCGCGGCGATATCGTGGTTTTTCGCTATCCGCACGATGAAAAGATCCACTACGTCAAGCGAAATTTCGCAGTCGGCGGCGATGAAGTGATTTTCACCGAAAAGGCACTATTTTTACACCCGCACGAGGGCGAGGAGTTTATAAAGGCGAATTTTGACGAAAAAGATATAGTAAAATTTGGCGGTAAGCTTTTCGTGCGCGAGCCATATAAATTCGGCGGTATCCACTACGACGAGAAGGTAAATTTATTTGAACTAGCCGTAAACTACCTAAACGCGAGCAAATTCGCCATGCAGCCCGTTATCGTAAACGAGCTACCCAGCGTAGGCAACTATCCGTTTAACGCATTTTATTTTCAGGTTCCAGAGGGCGAGTTTTTCATGATCGGCGATAACCGCGACCACTCGAACGACAGCCGATTTTGGGGGCCGGTAGCCTACAAAAACATAGTCGGCAAGCCGTGGTTTGTCTACTTTAGCTGGGATGACGAATACAAAATCAGATGGAACAGAGTCGGCAAGAGCGTGGACTTTATACAAAACTCGCCTGAGCTGCTAGACGCCGCCAAAGCCGAAGCTAAAAACGACGGAAACAAGATCGAATGA